The Schistocerca gregaria isolate iqSchGreg1 chromosome 4, iqSchGreg1.2, whole genome shotgun sequence genome contains a region encoding:
- the LOC126365806 gene encoding uncharacterized protein LOC126365806, whose product MLLSNEKPEFSNSGETSSSVDEQLLENVRPNLISITSSGSYSSNLFSDMGNHNADHSPTDLQNMVELQSLDSHVISLKDVETSLDSFTVILEEPIKSSQNSLNGNATNSNILQSGEGSHICASPSRQRKHSVNTPDLLENCSQISAEQSNGGKTRAETFRYLKRNWSSVQDLSTLPFYSQKNEPEFTYLIHNPCQSSTTISSVQKSKDSGLPRSLSCLSLGSGVKPYDHVQSKVREYISQIKKTESERKKNIEISCSKREDGKSFHSSIQQEPEEDLRHIICKLQEELNDKNNIISQIQENYDALLMKYADAENRIDRLRFKVIDSSVEEIRSHRTQDDFSIWNNEHSKSSLVNQSYSERAGFLDRNLHLRRNLFQRSFLSGSSSLPSAANMRPNGQENFLRNLSNDANFTPELKTSSDFLAVNRRLQEDIALPFLAISTPNHSFSKPESSAEFQQLCLRESVTELENTEDKASVNCTEDYVVRREEENLLSEDILLNSHIPHNLSLGETKNIVRSGDQETIANICSVVSDGLRETKSFFSKDFSDSEERKASSSENSILKVKQWQESLPPPEQIEPSCYDTLPNNCCNSIKETSKNDSTRKAKRGNSKTKKHYDTEFTCLEEIKLPKPVSHQIPFAFTEHRKDSPNGKNLLTNRSFSKNLITNIGLSYKQFFRSEPDLRLIMNKSSVDNEAKSHFGNIMKISSHRMPTNTTTKKTGVKTLPGTYCEIKPLRVEPCYCWDKSALDVENESHLKHCDSSIMLQENNISEHTVPHLKLGDFMDINMGNLKQKLDVNDMHNSDIPSFVYSPSSSMSSTAVYSGCKHKDVGKDVKTFDDSSTSYKNIQRRCTSVNKRPHGTVFCSKTDSNQYKSAQNGSCPCVCQMDNLCHNCKNIEQHKKYVLSTPYCAANSFWCNCCSHVVPKHSCGVNTETTLHTRMPEHTSHKYSLVPSFCSCGVNTDKRDLTDSSTFHVEFVSSANDNSQKKKRDSGDNNGVVDKIRNNFSNKVLFVQHSPSATKMSNEQSPSAVAAITDQDARDLAQCLEEVNNIASLLKAQSESIIEVVTANLADHMGSGETRVFDVSGIP is encoded by the exons ATGTTGTTGTCTAATGAAAAACCAGAGTTCTCAAACTCTGGTGAAACCAGCTCATCAGTGGATGAACAGTTACTAGAGAATGTCAGGCCTAACCTCATAAGTATAACTTCATCTGGTTCCTATTCAAGTAATCTTTTTTCTGATATGGGAAATCACAATGCTGATCATTCTCCAACAGATCTACAAAATATGGTGGAATTACAAAGTCTGGACAGCCATGTAATTTCTCTTAAGGATGTAGAAACTTCCTTAGATTCTTTTACTGTTATATTGGAGGAACCAATAAAATCTTCACAGAATAGTTTAAATGGCAATGCAACCAATTCAAACATTTTGCAAAGTGGAGAGGGCTCTCACATTTGTGCATCTCCAAGTAGACAAAGGAAACACTCTGTCAATACTCCAGATCTTCTAGAAAACTGTTCACAAATATCAGCTGAACAAAGCAATGGTGGAAAAACTCGTGCTGAAACATTTAGATATCTGAAACGAAACTGGTCATCAGTTCAAGATTTATCAACTCTGCCTTTTTATTCGCAAAAAAATGAACCCGAATTCACATATTTAATACATAACCCGTGCCAGTCATCTACAACAATTTCATCAGTTCAGAAGTCTAAAGATTCTGGCTTGCCACGCTCCCTGAGTTGTCTTAGTCTGGGGAGTGGTGTCAAACCGTATGATCATGTTCAGAGCAAAGTAAGAGAGTACATCAGTCAGATAAAGAAAACTgaatcagaaagaaagaaaaatatagaaatctCTTGCAGCAAGAGGGAAGATGGGAAATCTTTCCACAGTTCTATTCAGCAGGAACCTGAAGAGGATTTGCGGCATATCATTTGCAAAttacaagaagaactaaatgatAAAAATAACATAATATCACAAATACAAGAAAACTATGATGCATTGCTAATGAAGTATGCGGATGCAGAAAATAGAATTGACAGGTTAAGATTTAAGGTAATTGATTCATCTGTCGAAGAAATAAGATCCCATAGAACACAAGATGATTTCAGTATATGGAACAATGAACATAGCAAAAGCTCTTTAGTAAATCAGTCGTATTCTGAAAGAGCTGGTTTTCTTGATCGTAATTTACATTTGAGGCGAAATCTCTTCCAACGTTCATTTCTTTCAGGCAGTAGTAGTCTGCCTTCTGCTGCCAACATGAGACCAAACGGCCAAGAGAACTTTCTCAGAAACCTTAGTAATGATGCCAATTTCACACCTGAACTTAAGACGTCATCAGATTTCCTTGCAGTAAATAGAAGACTGCAGGAGGACATAGCTTTGCCATTTTTGGCCATTAGTACTCCCAATCATAGTTTCAGCAAGCCAGAATCCTCAGCTGAATTTCAACAATTGTGTTTGAGAGAaagtgttacagaacttgaaaacaCGGAGGACAAAGCGTCAGTAAACTGTACGGAAGATTATGTCgtgagaagagaagaagaaaatctTTTGTCTGAAGACATTTTGCTGAACTCTCACATCCCACATAACTTGTCTTTGGGAGAGACTAAGAATATAGTCAGGAGTGGTGACCAAGAGACAATTGCAAACATCTGCAGTGTTGTTTCTGACGGATTGAGGGAAACAAAGTCATTTTTCTCAAAAGATTTTTCTGATAGTGAGGAACGCAAAGCAAGTTCCTCAGAGAACTCAATTTTAAAG GTAAAGCAGTGGCAGGAATCCTTACCACCACCAGAACAAATAGAGCCTAGTTGTTATGACACATTGCCAAATAACTGCTGCAACAGTAtcaaagaaacttctaaaaatgattctacaagaaaagcaaaaagaggaaactcaaagacaaaaaaacattatgatactgaatttacttgtctggaagaaataaaactTCCTAAACCTGTTTCTCATCAGATTCCATTTGCCTTTACAGAACACAGAAAGGATTCTCCAAATGGTAAAAACTTGCTTACCAACAGATCATTCTCAAAAAATTTAATCACCAACATTGGTTTAAGTTACAAACAATTCTTTCGAAGTGAACCAGACCTACGACTGATTATGAACAAGTCCAGTGTCGACAATGAAGCAAAAAGTCACTTTGGAAACATTATGAAAATTAGTTCTCATAGAATGCCTACAAACACTACAACCAAGAAAACTGGAGTAAAGACACTGCCTGGCACTTATTGTGAAATTAAGCCTCTTCGGGTTGAACCTTGTTATTGTTGGGATAAAAGTGCATTGGATGTAGAGAATGAGTCCCATTTGAAACACTGTGACAGTTCCATAATGTTGCAAGAGAATAACATTTCAGAACATACTGTACCTCACCTAAAACTTGGAGATTTCATGGATATAAATATGGGTAACTTGAAACAGAAACTGGATGTAAATGATATGCATAATAGTGACATACCATCTTTCGTGTACTCACCCAGTTCTAGTATGTCGTCTACTGCAGTTTATTCTGGCTGTAAACATAAGGATGTAGGGAAAGATGTGAAAACTTTTGATGACTCTTCGACGTCATACAAAAATATACAACGTAGATGTACCTCAGTTAACAAAAGACCACATGGTACTGTGTTCTGTTCGAAAACAGACAGTAACCAGTACAAATCTGCTCAGAATGGATCTTGTCCATGTGTGTGTCAAATGGATAATTTGTGCCATAATTGTAAAAATATTGAACAACACAAGAAATATGTGTTGAGTACACCATATTGTGCAGCTAATAGTTTTTGGTGTAACTGTTGCAGCCATGTTGTCCCAAAGCACAGCTGTGGGGTTAATACTGAGACTACTTTACATACCAGGATGCCAGAACACACATCACACAAGTATTCATTAGTTCCTTCTTTCTGTAGCTGTGGTGTCAACACAGATAAGAGAGATCTTACAGACTCTTCAACATTTCATGTTGAATTTGTTTCCAGTGCGAATGACAATTCTCAGAAGAAGAAACGTGATTCGGGTGATAATAATGGGGTTGTAGATAAAATCCGCAATAATTTTAGCAATAAAGTGCTATTTGTGCAGCATTCTCCATCTGCGACAAAAATGAG CAATGAGCAGAGTCCTTCAGCTGTTGCAGCCATTACAGATCAG GATGCCCGTGATTTGGCGCAGTGTTTGGAAGAAGTAAATAACATAGCTAGTCTTCTCAAGGCTCAGTCAGAATCAATTATTGAAGTTGTTACAGCAAATTTGGCAGACCACATGGGAAGTGGAGAGACTAGAGTTTTTGATGTATCTGGTATACCTTAA